In Nitrospinota bacterium, one genomic interval encodes:
- a CDS encoding transcription elongation factor GreA codes for MKRLPILDKLDKDLEETQRELQVDIPKAILTAREHGDLSENAEFKAAKERQMFLESRVSLLQKRISDIMAINVDQIPKDRSGLGSSLKLKDLDSDQEVQYHLVFPEEVDPDKGKISTASPIGRAMMGKQEGDDITVSLPDGDKDYEILEVLTIHDISEESDSAKP; via the coding sequence ATGAAGCGGCTTCCCATTTTGGACAAATTAGACAAGGATCTTGAAGAAACGCAACGAGAGCTTCAGGTAGATATTCCCAAAGCTATTTTAACTGCACGTGAGCATGGCGACCTGAGCGAAAACGCCGAGTTTAAAGCCGCAAAAGAGCGTCAAATGTTCCTTGAGTCTCGAGTTTCACTCCTACAGAAACGGATCAGCGACATCATGGCCATAAATGTGGACCAAATTCCTAAAGACCGTTCCGGACTAGGTAGTTCACTAAAACTAAAAGATTTGGACAGCGATCAAGAGGTCCAGTATCATTTGGTTTTTCCAGAAGAAGTAGACCCCGATAAGGGAAAAATCTCCACCGCATCACCAATAGGAAGAGCCATGATGGGAAAACAAGAAGGCGATGATATTACGGTATCACTTCCTGACGGTGACAAGGATTATGAAATTCTTGAAGTACTTACTATTCA